A region of the Salinisphaera sp. T31B1 genome:
CAACCTGTTCGGCGATACCGACGTGGTCAACGTCGAGGTCGAGCGAAGCGGTGACGGCCAAGGCTGGCGGCTGGCCGGTGCCGAGCAGGGTGACCGCGCCGACGAACTGTTGCGCTATGTGCACTTCGAGCCGGAAGCGCTGCGCGCAGCCTATCGCCGCAAGCTGGCCGCGGCGGGCTTGAGCACACGCGCCCGCCAGGACGCCGAGGCGCTGCTCGAAGCGGGCCTGGCCGGCTACACCTATCTGCTGGAATCCTGAGCGAACCGTTCAGCTGCCAAGGCCCCGGCCCGGGGGCAAGCTCGGACGCGGTCCTCGCATACCCCGGCCGGCTCGGGTGGACGGCGCCGCTTCGCCCCGGCGCCCGGGCGCGCCAGGCGACGCGTTCTATCGGCCACTGATGTCGAAGGTGGCCTGCGCCTGGGCGTCGGGCGAACGATCGACTACCGGTTCGGCAAGCGAGATACGATCCGGATTGACATCGCGGGCGGCCAGATAGTCGCGTACCGCCTCGCCCCGCTTGCGGGCCAGACCCTTGAGTTCGACCAAGTTGTCTTCGTCCACGGATGCGCCGTGGAATAGCGACATCTGGTCTGCGTCCCCGGGCACCGCATGGCCCTGAACGGTCAGATGCAGGTCCGGTTTGTCGCGCATGGCCTGGGCGATCCGACCGAGATACTGGCGATCCGCCGGGCGGATGTAATGCTTGCCCAGTTCGAAACCTGCCGGCTTCGAGACCAGTGAACGGCCCAGATTGAGAACGGCGTTCTTGGCGCGATTGAGCAGACCCAGCGGCGAATAATCGCTCATGATCGCGGTACGCAGGCCGGCCAGTACCGCTTCGCGGACCAGGTTCTTGATCGAGAAGTAGGGGTTGGTCACATCGCCCAGGATCAGGGTTTCGAAATTGATTAGGTCGTCCTGGCCGCGGACAAGCGCCAGCGCCGTGTCCAGCGATATCCCGAGCGCCACGTCGGTTTTGGCATGCGGGTCGTCCACGAGCCGGAAGTTCGACAGCGTGGTGTCCAGGTTGCCGTCGAGCTGGCCGGCGCTGGCCTCGAGATGAAGGGTGCCGTCGGCGACACCGTTGGCGATTCGGCGTCCGAGCGCGGCGTTGAGATAGCCGGACAGCGGTTTCATCGCCAGCGACCGGAGCCAGGCGTCCAGATTCATATTCATGCCGCCGTTGGCCATCGGCGCGATCGTGCCGCGGCTGTCGAGATGTCCGTAGGCGCCGACGTCCATTGCCAGCCGGTAGGTCGCACTCTGATCCAGCTGCGCGGTGTCGAGATCCTGAATGGCGAGATTGATGTTGCTGCCGCTGATCGCAACCGGCGGATCGACCGCCACATCGTTGAACATGAACACCGGCCCGGAGATCGCTACATCGCTGAAGGCGTAGCTGTTGGCGGGCCCGTCGGCGGCAGCACGCTTACCGGACCCGCTGGCGCCAGCGTCGTCGTCGTTGGAGCCGGCAAAGAACTCGGCCATGACGCCCATGCCCTGGCGGTCGCGGCGAACATGAATGCTGGCACCGTCCAGATCCAGCCGTGCCAGGCGATAGTCGCGCAGATCGTCCAACCGGAACTGGTCGGCGGTCGTGGTCACCGACTGCAGCACGGCTACATCGGAATCGGTATCGCCCAGCACGCGCACCCCGTGCGAGGTCAGCGAGTCGAGCCGGATCCGATCGAGGCCGTTAACGGACAGCCCGGCGGCATGGGTCTGCAATGCGGCGACCCAAGGCGCCTGAATATCCGTATTCATCACCTTGAAATCGTGGCTGTCGATCTCGCCGGCCATGGTCAGTTTCAACGCGCTGCCGTCGGTCTGCGGTTGCTCGGCATAGCGACCGTCGTAGGCCAGGCGTGCGGCCGAGAGCGAAATGGCGGTTCCGGGCAGCGCCAGACCGGCATGGTCGGTGCTCAGCTGGCCTTGGGCAGTGCGAGCCAGCAGCGGACCGAAGTCAGTGCTGGTCGTACCCTGCCAGTTCAGGTGGTCGGCCGTGAACGTGGCGCTGTCGACGATCTCGAAAGACAGATCGCGGGTGTTCAGCTGGCCATCGGTCGCCAGCGTCGGTGCCGAGGCGCCGATCCGGGTATCGGTGGTTCCCTTGAACGCGATCGGCCCACTGGCCAGCGTCACGCCTGCCGGCACGCGGCTCGACAGCGCCGCGGTGTCGAGCTGTCCGTCGGTGTGGACTGTTTTCGTGCCGGTACCCAGTTTGGTACGGGTGGCGCCGTCGAACCGTACTTCGTCGCTGGACAGTTGCAGCCCGTCAGGCACGTCGATGGCAAACCCGTGCAGGCCGAGCGCGCCCTGACTGTCGACCTCGCTGGGCTGGGTCAGATCGAGCTTCACACGGCCTTTCCAGTTCAGACGCTCGGCCCGGGTTGCGGTGCCATCGGCGGTGACGATCGCCTGGCGCTGGCCGGTGAGTGTGCCATCGGTCGTCAGGCGGCGGCCGTCGCCAGTCAGTACGATCGTGGTCGTGCCATCCCAGGCGCCCTTGGCCTGGCGCAGGGTCACGCCATCCGGGTAGGCGATCTCGAACGCGGTGACGTCGATCTTGGCATCGACCGAGACGGTATCGGCACCGGCCGGCGGAGCGGGTGTCGTTTTCGCCTGGCGCGGCGACGCGCTAGGCATGGAGGTCAAACCCAACCGTGGGGCCCAGGCCAGCCCATCGTCGGATGCCGGCTCCGGCGCGCCAGCGGCGTCGGCGGTTGGCCCGGTTTTGCTTGATGCGGCGGAACTGGCGACCGGGCCCAGCAGATGCAACCGGATTCCGCCCTGCCATTCGAATCGATCGCTCGACAACGCCGGGCCGCCGGCCAGTTCCAGCCGCGAATCCTGCCATGTGGTCTGTCCGTCGATCTGGATGTCCAGTCCCGCATCGGGGCCGTAGGTCAGGTCGATGGCCTGATGGCCGTCGAGCGTTCCGGTGAGGCGCTCGAGGCGGCCGGCCTGGGTGATGGGTGATAGCAGATCGAGCGCGAACTGTTCGGTGGTGATCTCGAAATGCGCGCTTACGCGCCGGCCGAACGGCGTGACGCGGCCCTGCAGGCGGATGCGGCTGTCGCCGACGCTCAGATCGGCGTCCAGGGGCACGTCGTTGTCCGGTTCCCAGCTGACCACGTCGCGGGCATTGGACTGGTTGAACACCAGTTCGCGCTCCACGGCGGGAAAATCGTCGGTCGCCGGTTGAGAATAGCGCAGGCTCAGCCCGCCGATCCCCAGTTGCTCAATGGCGATGCCCCAGTTCAGGGAACCGCCGCTCGGCTGGTCCGAAAGCACCGTGATGCCGCCGACCCGAACGGCGTTGTCGGCGGTCCGGCGCACGTCGAGGATTGCGTCAGCGACGGCCAGGCGGGTCACCCGCAGCTGTTTGGACAACAGCGGGAGGTAGTCGATGGATATATCGAGATGACCGATCCGGAAGCCTTCATCGCGCTGGGTTTGCCCGGTCAGACCGTCATAGGCGATCGTGCCGGTCAGCAGGTTCACGTCGACGTTGTCGATCTGGGCGTCCACGCCGGCTTGGGCCAGATAATACAGCGTGAGCTCGCGCGCGATCAGCGGTGTGGCCGCCAGCAGCGCGGCACCGAGCAGGGCGATCGCTACAACGAAGATGAGTACGCGGCGTATGCCCCGTGAAAGCGTCATGAAATGGTCTGATTGGCCGCGCGGACTACAGACCTTATCATCGGGGCTTCGTTTTCCTCATCACAGATGCCATGAAAAGTGCATTCATCGGTCTTGGCGGCATGGGCCAGGGTATGGCCGCAAACCTGCAGGCCGCGGGCCTGCTGAGCGCGGTCTACAACCGAACCCACGAGAAGGCCGAGGCATTCGCGCGCGAGCATGACGTCAAAGCGGTACGCACCCCGGCCGAGACGCTCGCCGAAGCCGAGATCATCGTCATTTGCGTGAGCGCCGATGACGATGTTCTGGCGATGGTCGACGAGATCGCCGACCAGCTGACCGATCGCCATGTCGTCATCGATTGCTCCACCGTCGCCAGCGACACTGCGCGTGAAGCCGCCCGCCGGGTGGCCAGGAACGGCGCCGGCTTCGTCGACGCGCCGGTCTCCGGCGGCACCGAGGGGGCGAAGAACGGCACGCTGTCGATCATGGTGGGCGCTGACGACGCCGTATTCGAGCGCGTCATGCCGGTGCTCGACGCCATGGGTGCCAAGATCACCCATATGGGCGGCGTGGGAACCGGTCAGGCGACCAAGGCGGTCAACCAGATCCTGTGTGCCGGCATCAATCAGGCCGTCTGCGAGGGTCTGCGGTTCGGCGCAGCGCTGGACCTGCCACTGGACAAGGTCGTGGACGTGGTCGGTTCCGGGGCGGCGGGCAACTGGTTCGTCAACCATCGCGGCAAGACGATGGTCCAGGATATCTTCGAGCCGGGCTTCAAGCTCAAGCACCATCACAAGGACCTGGGCATCTGCCTGCACATGGCCGAACTCAACGGCGGCACGCTGCCGCTGTCGGCCAAGACCCGCGAGGAATACGCGCGGCTGATGGAGCAGGGCCACGGTGACGAGGATATCTCGGCGCTATACCGCCTGCGTAGCGACCTGTTCCAAAAAGACTGAGCCGGCGCACGCGGCCCCCGCCGAGCGCGCGGGTTCGGGCACTTGCCCGAACCCGCGTCGCGGCCAACGCATATACAACCGTCGCCAACTCAGACTGACTCGCCTGATCCCCGGAACCGTCGGCGAGCAGACATGGCGAACGAACCGGCCCACACGCGCAAGATCGCCCAGGTCAGGCGGTCTCCTGGATCACGAAGATCTGTGCCACCACGGTGGGTGAGACCCAGGGTGACCTGATCGTCGATGACGCTGCCTATCGGCTACGCCGTGAGCTCGCTGATTCCGGTCGCTCTGTTTCTGATCGCCTTTGTGGCCCAGCTGCGGGCGCAAACCTTTCACCCGGCTTTGTACTGGATCGTGATCTTGGCGACCAGTAGCGCCGGGACCACGCTTTCCCAACTAATGAACCGAACTGTCGGACTCGGCTAGGCGAGCGGCTCGATCCGGCGGGCCGGGTTGCTGATATTCGTGCTGCTGATCCGGCGATTGAGCCTGGGCTCAATCCCGGCCGACGACACCCGCCGACCGAGCGTCGAGCGCGTCTACTGGGCAGCGATCCCCGTGCCCGGCTATCGTTTTACCTCGCGAGCGTGCAGGGCGTTGTTCTGGGCCGCCCCGCCCTGGTGCTGATCCGTCTTTTCAGAGCCCGATGGGCGATCTGCTCACCAGGCGCCGGGTACAGGGCGTACCGGGGACGGGCATGAGCGGCGCCACGCAGGTACTGGTGTCAATTCTGGTCGTGCGGGTCGTGGTTCGCGGCGGCCAGCACCGCGAACCACGCCACCGCATCGCCCGAGCGCCACCGCCACGGGCCGAACACGGCCCGGGTGGCAGGCTACGGTCAGGGAAAAGCGGGCTTGTGTGGATCGGTGCCCTCGATCCTGGCCTCGGGATGGTTGTTACGCACGACCGCCTCGATACGCTCGACGTCTTCGGCCGGCACGTCGACCATCATCAGGACGCGGCCCTGTTTTATCGCCTGTTCATACTCGCCGACCTGGGGATGGTCGTGGCGGATGCCGATCATGCTCGAGGCCCAGGCGCCGAAACCTGCGCCGGCCACGCCCGTAGCCGCCACCGCACCGCCGCCGATGACGATGCCCGCCGGCGGAAACGCCATGGCGGCCAGCCCGGCGAGTACGCCCGTGACCGCACCGGCGGCTGCACCGCGTCCGGCCGAGCCGGCCAGATCCGTGGTCTGGCCGACGCCAGCGCTCGGCAGGTCGGCGGTATCGGTGTCATGGCTGGCGACGACGTACATGTGATCTTCCGGCACACGCGCTAGCAGAAGCTCGTCGACCACCTGATGCGCGGTTTCGACTTCGGGAAGCAGAAAATACAAGCGACGCGACATACGAAATCCTTCGTCAGTGTAAGAGCCAATGAATCTGGGACTGCAGATCCGCACCCAGGTTCAACACCGACGGGCGGGATCTACAGCATGGCGCGAGCCCTCGAGACGGCGGCACGCACCTGAGCCGGCGCGGTACCGCCAATATGGTTGCGGGCGGCGACCGAGCCATCGAGGGTCAGTACGTCATAGACGTCGGATTCGATGACCGTCGAGAAACGCTGCAGGGTGGTCAGTTCCAAATCAGCCAGATCGCAGCCCGCGCCGATGGCGTGCTGCACGCTCTGGCCGACGATCTCGTGGGCATCGCGAAAGGCCACGCCGCGACGTACCAGGTAATCGGCGAGATCGGTTGCCGTCGAGAACCCCTTGCGCGCGGCCTCGCGACAGACCGACGCATGAACGGTCACGTGCGGCATCATGTCGGCATACAGCGCCACGCTGGCCAGCAGCGTGTCGACTGTGTCGAAGATCGGTTCCTTGTCTTCCTGGTTGTCGCGGTTGTAGGCCAGCGGCTGGCCTTTCATCAGCGTCAGCAGGGCGACCAGGTGGCCGTTCACGCGGGCGGTCTTGCCGCGCACGATCTCGGCGACGTCCGGGTTCTTCTTCTGCGGCATGATCGAACTGCCGGTGCAGTAGCGATCTGGCAGGTCGACGAAACCGAAGGCCGGGCTCATCCACAGCACCAGTTCCTCGGAGGCGCGCGACAGATGGGTCATGATCAGGCTCGCCGCGGAGACGAACTCGATCGCGAAATCGCGATCGGAGACCGCGTCCAGCGAGTTGTCGATCACGCTGTCGAAGCCGAGTTCGCCGGCGACCATCTCGCGGTCGATCGGGAAAGTGGTGCCGGCCAGCGCTGCCGCGCCCAGCGGCAGTCGGTTCACGCGGGCGCGCACTTCGCGCAGGCGTTCGCTATCACGGGCGAGCATGGCCTGCCAGGCCAGCATGTGGTGGCCGAACGTCACCGGTTGAGCGACCTGCATATGGGTGAAGCCGGGCATGACGGTTTCGGCCTCACGCTCGGCCAAGTCGATGAGCGCACTGCGCAGCCGCACCACCTCCGCGATGAGCGCATCGATGGCATCGCGCAGCCACAGACGGATGTCGGTGGCGACCTGGTCGTTGCGCGAGCGGCCGGTATGCAGTTTCTTGCCGAGGGCGCCGATATCCTCGGTCAGCCGTGCCTCGATATTCATGTGGACGTCTTCCAGCGCCGGGTCCCATTCGAACGCCCCGTCGGCGATACGTTGGCTGATGGCCTCCAGCCCGGCGGCGATCTGCTCGAATTCAGCGTCGGTAAGCACGCCCACCGAGGCCAGCATGCGCGCATGCGCGATCGAGCCACGGATGTCGTGGGCGGCCAGGCGCGAATCGAAGGATACCGATTCGGTGAAGGCCGCCACGCGGGCGTCCGGGCCCTCGGAGAAACGGCCGCCCCAGGTCTGATGGCTGTCGCGTCGGGTCATGTGTCTGGCTCGTGTGCTGGCAGTGCGTGGCCGGTCGCCGCTCGGCTGGGCGACCGGAATCATGGCGCGCGAGTATATCAACGGTTCAGGCCAGTCTGGCCGGCCACGGATCGGCGGCCGCCGGACCCCACGCTTGACGCGGGCCTCGGGGGCTCGAACACTCGCCCGATGCTCACCAGCCGTCCCGACGTGGAGTTCCTGCCGGATTTCTGTACCGGCGCGCGCGTGCTGCGCGTGCTCGTGGTCTGCCAGGCGGTCGCCTTGGTGCTGGCCCTCGGCGGATCCTGGAGCCACGAACTCGCCCCGAGATTCTTGCTGCTCTCCGTCTATCTGCAGTGGATCGGCGTGTGCAGCGCGGCCGCGCTGTGTCTGATCCGTCGCTACGCGGGGCATCTGTCGGCCCGAAGCGTGATGCTGCTGGCCTATCTGACCCTGCTGGGGGTGACCCTGGCAATCACCGAGATCACCTTCGCGGCCGGGCGATATACCGGGTTTGCCCTGTTGCTGGCCGATGCTTCGCACCTGGGCTTTGTCGGCCGCAGCCTGGGGATCTGTGCGGTCGTCGCGGCACTGGCCTTGCGTTATTTCTGGCTTCGCTCGGCCTGGCAGGATCGCGCCGATTCGGAAATGCGCGCGCGTCTGGAAGCCTTGCAGGCGCGTATCGAACCCCACTTCCTGTTCAACAGTCTCAACAGTGTGGCGGCCCTGATCTCAATACGACCGCAGCAGGCCGAGCAGGCACTCGAGGATCTCGCCGCACTTCTGCGCGCGCGCCTGTCGTCGCAGGCGCCGGCGTTGACGACGCTGGCCGACGAGATGGTTCTGGTCGAGGCTTATGTCCGTATCGAGCAGCTCCGTCTGGGTGAACGGCTGTGCATGGCCGTCGACATCAGCCAGGCCGCGCGGGCCTGTCATCTGCCGGCGCTGTCGGTTCAACCGCTGATCGAGAATGCCATCGGGCACGGCGTGGCCCGACTGGCCCAGGGCGGCACGGTTTCTTTAAGTGCAGCACGCCGGGCCGATCAACTGGTACTGAACGTCACCAACCCGCTGGCCGGCCGCACAGCGGCCGCACCCGGCAACCGACAGGCGCTGGAAAACATCCGGCATCGTCTGGCGCTGCGCTATGGCCCGCAGGCCCGGCTGGACATCCACGCCGATACCCAGCGATTCGTCGTTGAAATGCATATCCCGCAGCACGCAGGCTGGGATACATGAAGCTCGTGATCGTCGATGACGAACCGCTGGCGCGCGACCGCCTCCGCCGCATGGTTGCCGAATTTCCCGGCTACGAGGTGGTCGCCGAGGCCGGCAACGGCGATGCGGCGATCCGCTGCGTGCGCGAGCAGCTGGCCGACGTCATTCTGCTCGATCTGCATATGCCCGGGCTGGACGGTCTACAGGTGGCGCGGACCCTGGCCGAACTGGATGTGCCGCCGGCGGTGATCTTCGTGACCGCGCACAGCGAGCATGCGTTGTCGGCTCATAACAGCCATGCCGCCGGCTACCTGCTCAAGCCGGTTCGTCGAGACGACCTCGCCGCCGCACTGGCGCGGGCAAGCCGGCCCAGTCGGGCACAGGTGGCTGCGCTGGCCGGGCTGGATATGGCCGACACACCCGCTTACGTCAGCGCACGCACGCGTGAGGGTATCGAGCGGGTGGCGGTCGGCGATATCCTTTACTTCTGGGCCGACCAGAAATACACGTCGGTTTATCATCTGAGTGGCGAGCTGCTGATCGAACAATCGCTGCTCGCGCTCCAGCAGCAGCTCGGCTCGGCGTTCATGCGCGTGCACCGCAAGGCGCTGGTCGCGCGGCGACATATCGTCGGGCTGCGTATCGACAGCCGGGCGGGGCCGCTACTGAGCCTGCGTCATTGTCGTTGCAGCATACCGGTGAGTCGTCGGCGGCTGGCCGAGGTCCGTGCGCTGCTCGAAAACTAACGCGCGGGCCATGCGTCCGGCTGTTTCCACGTTTCTACTATTCAAGGCATCCATCAATCATGTCCCAGACCCTGCGTATCGCCACCCGTCAGTCAGAGC
Encoded here:
- a CDS encoding NAD(P)-dependent oxidoreductase; translation: MKSAFIGLGGMGQGMAANLQAAGLLSAVYNRTHEKAEAFAREHDVKAVRTPAETLAEAEIIVICVSADDDVLAMVDEIADQLTDRHVVIDCSTVASDTAREAARRVARNGAGFVDAPVSGGTEGAKNGTLSIMVGADDAVFERVMPVLDAMGAKITHMGGVGTGQATKAVNQILCAGINQAVCEGLRFGAALDLPLDKVVDVVGSGAAGNWFVNHRGKTMVQDIFEPGFKLKHHHKDLGICLHMAELNGGTLPLSAKTREEYARLMEQGHGDEDISALYRLRSDLFQKD
- a CDS encoding histidine kinase, producing the protein MLTSRPDVEFLPDFCTGARVLRVLVVCQAVALVLALGGSWSHELAPRFLLLSVYLQWIGVCSAAALCLIRRYAGHLSARSVMLLAYLTLLGVTLAITEITFAAGRYTGFALLLADASHLGFVGRSLGICAVVAALALRYFWLRSAWQDRADSEMRARLEALQARIEPHFLFNSLNSVAALISIRPQQAEQALEDLAALLRARLSSQAPALTTLADEMVLVEAYVRIEQLRLGERLCMAVDISQAARACHLPALSVQPLIENAIGHGVARLAQGGTVSLSAARRADQLVLNVTNPLAGRTAAAPGNRQALENIRHRLALRYGPQARLDIHADTQRFVVEMHIPQHAGWDT
- a CDS encoding DUF748 domain-containing protein; translated protein: MTLSRGIRRVLIFVVAIALLGAALLAATPLIARELTLYYLAQAGVDAQIDNVDVNLLTGTIAYDGLTGQTQRDEGFRIGHLDISIDYLPLLSKQLRVTRLAVADAILDVRRTADNAVRVGGITVLSDQPSGGSLNWGIAIEQLGIGGLSLRYSQPATDDFPAVERELVFNQSNARDVVSWEPDNDVPLDADLSVGDSRIRLQGRVTPFGRRVSAHFEITTEQFALDLLSPITQAGRLERLTGTLDGHQAIDLTYGPDAGLDIQIDGQTTWQDSRLELAGGPALSSDRFEWQGGIRLHLLGPVASSAASSKTGPTADAAGAPEPASDDGLAWAPRLGLTSMPSASPRQAKTTPAPPAGADTVSVDAKIDVTAFEIAYPDGVTLRQAKGAWDGTTTIVLTGDGRRLTTDGTLTGQRQAIVTADGTATRAERLNWKGRVKLDLTQPSEVDSQGALGLHGFAIDVPDGLQLSSDEVRFDGATRTKLGTGTKTVHTDGQLDTAALSSRVPAGVTLASGPIAFKGTTDTRIGASAPTLATDGQLNTRDLSFEIVDSATFTADHLNWQGTTSTDFGPLLARTAQGQLSTDHAGLALPGTAISLSAARLAYDGRYAEQPQTDGSALKLTMAGEIDSHDFKVMNTDIQAPWVAALQTHAAGLSVNGLDRIRLDSLTSHGVRVLGDTDSDVAVLQSVTTTADQFRLDDLRDYRLARLDLDGASIHVRRDRQGMGVMAEFFAGSNDDDAGASGSGKRAAADGPANSYAFSDVAISGPVFMFNDVAVDPPVAISGSNINLAIQDLDTAQLDQSATYRLAMDVGAYGHLDSRGTIAPMANGGMNMNLDAWLRSLAMKPLSGYLNAALGRRIANGVADGTLHLEASAGQLDGNLDTTLSNFRLVDDPHAKTDVALGISLDTALALVRGQDDLINFETLILGDVTNPYFSIKNLVREAVLAGLRTAIMSDYSPLGLLNRAKNAVLNLGRSLVSKPAGFELGKHYIRPADRQYLGRIAQAMRDKPDLHLTVQGHAVPGDADQMSLFHGASVDEDNLVELKGLARKRGEAVRDYLAARDVNPDRISLAEPVVDRSPDAQAQATFDISGR
- the argH gene encoding argininosuccinate lyase — encoded protein: MTRRDSHQTWGGRFSEGPDARVAAFTESVSFDSRLAAHDIRGSIAHARMLASVGVLTDAEFEQIAAGLEAISQRIADGAFEWDPALEDVHMNIEARLTEDIGALGKKLHTGRSRNDQVATDIRLWLRDAIDALIAEVVRLRSALIDLAEREAETVMPGFTHMQVAQPVTFGHHMLAWQAMLARDSERLREVRARVNRLPLGAAALAGTTFPIDREMVAGELGFDSVIDNSLDAVSDRDFAIEFVSAASLIMTHLSRASEELVLWMSPAFGFVDLPDRYCTGSSIMPQKKNPDVAEIVRGKTARVNGHLVALLTLMKGQPLAYNRDNQEDKEPIFDTVDTLLASVALYADMMPHVTVHASVCREAARKGFSTATDLADYLVRRGVAFRDAHEIVGQSVQHAIGAGCDLADLELTTLQRFSTVIESDVYDVLTLDGSVAARNHIGGTAPAQVRAAVSRARAML
- a CDS encoding LytTR family DNA-binding domain-containing protein; this encodes MKLVIVDDEPLARDRLRRMVAEFPGYEVVAEAGNGDAAIRCVREQLADVILLDLHMPGLDGLQVARTLAELDVPPAVIFVTAHSEHALSAHNSHAAGYLLKPVRRDDLAAALARASRPSRAQVAALAGLDMADTPAYVSARTREGIERVAVGDILYFWADQKYTSVYHLSGELLIEQSLLALQQQLGSAFMRVHRKALVARRHIVGLRIDSRAGPLLSLRHCRCSIPVSRRRLAEVRALLEN
- a CDS encoding DUF1269 domain-containing protein produces the protein MSRRLYFLLPEVETAHQVVDELLLARVPEDHMYVVASHDTDTADLPSAGVGQTTDLAGSAGRGAAAGAVTGVLAGLAAMAFPPAGIVIGGGAVAATGVAGAGFGAWASSMIGIRHDHPQVGEYEQAIKQGRVLMMVDVPAEDVERIEAVVRNNHPEARIEGTDPHKPAFP